GACCGCGGCCAGCTACTTCGCGCACAACTACGAGCCGTTGCGCGCTGCGGGCCGCCTGGACCTGGTGGAAGGCGAACGCGAGATCGTCCCCGGCATCACCGTGCTGCCGACGCCGGGCCACGTCCCGTTTCACCAGTCGGTGCTGCTCCGCTCGAAGGGCGAAACGGCGCTGTATCTGGGCGACCTCGTCCCGACGACGACGCACCTGCCGCTGCCGTGGATAATGGGATACGACGTGGATCCGTTGGTCACGCTCGAGACCAAACGGCGGATCCTGCTGCGAATGGAGGCTGAGGGATGGCTGGCGCTGTTCGAGCACGACGCGTTTCAGGCGTGGGGTCGCGTCGTCCATGATGGTAAGGCGTACGCGCTGGCCACGGATTGACTGGCCGCCTCGACGCGGATAAATTGTGTAGCGACAATCAGGTAAAGCAGAGCGATTGGACCGCTCTCACCCTTCGGCCCTCGTGGGGCAGGTGCACGAGGTGTGCTGTAGGAGTTCAGTGTTCGAGACGACGCCCGGGGTAGGGCGCGTGTCGCGCATCGCGGACTCCCCAGAGGCGTCCGCGATTTTTTTCTCACGCTAGGAGGAACCTCGCCCATACAGGACAGCACGAAACGCGTCCGCGTCAACCGGCAGATCCGCATCAGTCCGCTGCGGGTCATCGCACCCGATGGCTCTCAGTTAGGCATACTGGATTTGGAGACCGCCCTCGCGCAGGCAGAGGCGCAGGGACTCGATCTCGTGGAAGTCGCTCCGTTGGCCCGGCCGCCCGTGGTCCGGATCATGGATTACGGGAAGTTCAAATTCGAGCAGGCCAAGATGGCCCGCCAGGCCAAGAAGAAACAGCACGTGATTCACCTCAAAGAGGTGAAGTATCGTCCGGGCATCGACGACCACGACTTCGATACCAAGACGCGCCACGCGCGGCGATTCCTGGCCGACGGCAACAAAGTGAAAGTGACCATGATGTTCCGCGGCCGGCAGGTCGCGCACCCAGAGTTAGGCAAAGAGGTTCTCGACCGCGTGTCCACCGAGTTGTCGGACATCGGCAAGATCGAAACCGACGCCAAGCTCGAGGGCAAGAACATGACCATGATTCTCGCTCCCAAGTGAGACGGAACGACTACCATGCCGAAGATGAAGACGCACCGGGGTGCGGCGAAGCGCTTCTCGAAGACCGGATCGGGCAAGATCCGGCGCTACAAAGCGTACAAGAGCCACATCCTCACCAAGAAAACGTCCAAGCGGAAGCGCAGACTCCGCCGCGCCGGCCTCATCGCGACGACCGGTGACGCCAAGCGCATCAAGCGCCTCATTCAGGCCTAAGGAGATCCCCCATGCCTCGGGTCAAGTCGAACGTCACGCGGCTCAAGCGCAAGAAGCAGGTGATGGAGCACGCGCGTGGTGCATTCGGCGCGCGCAGCAAGTTGTGGAAGGCGGCGAAGGAAAACGTCGAGCGCGGGTGGAAATACGCGTACCGCGACCGCCGCAACAAGAAGCGCGAGTTCCGCCGCCTCTGGATC
The genomic region above belongs to Gemmatimonadaceae bacterium and contains:
- the rplT gene encoding 50S ribosomal protein L20, whose protein sequence is MPRVKSNVTRLKRKKQVMEHARGAFGARSKLWKAAKENVERGWKYAYRDRRNKKREFRRLWIIRINAAAHQHDMSYSVFMDGLKKAGIEVDRKILADLAVHEPAAFTVLAEKARAARS
- the infC gene encoding translation initiation factor IF-3, translated to MQDSTKRVRVNRQIRISPLRVIAPDGSQLGILDLETALAQAEAQGLDLVEVAPLARPPVVRIMDYGKFKFEQAKMARQAKKKQHVIHLKEVKYRPGIDDHDFDTKTRHARRFLADGNKVKVTMMFRGRQVAHPELGKEVLDRVSTELSDIGKIETDAKLEGKNMTMILAPK
- the rpmI gene encoding 50S ribosomal protein L35, whose amino-acid sequence is MPKMKTHRGAAKRFSKTGSGKIRRYKAYKSHILTKKTSKRKRRLRRAGLIATTGDAKRIKRLIQA